Below is a window of Thermodesulfobacteriota bacterium DNA.
GGATATGATGAAGATTACGATAAAAGTTGAGGAAGAAAGGATAAAGGACATAAAATTCGTTACCTTTGGATGTGGTGCGGCAATTGCGGTATCCAGTATGGTTACGGAGATGGCAAAGGGTAAAACTCTGGAAGAGGCTTTAAAAATCACAAATACAGAGGTAGCAGAAGCTTTAGGAGGACTTCCCAAGAATAAGCTTCACTGCTCAAATCTGGGAGCCGATGCGCTAAAAAAAGCGATAATGGACTACTACGAGAGAAAAACTGGGAAAAAGAAACAAAAGACCGAACCTTCCCATACAGAATACATAGGGGAAAGGGAAGGAACCTGTGTCTGTCCATATTGCGAAGAAAAGTTACCGAAAGATGTGCCTTTCTGTACTAAATGTGGAAGATTAATTAGTTAACTTCCTATAGAATCCAAAAAAAGGAGAGACGATGAACGTAATTTACCTCGACCACATATCTGCAAACCCGCTTCATCCAGAAGTAAAAAAAGCCATGATCGAATACATCGAAACCGATGGGTTCGGCAACCCCCAAGGTCAACATAAAATAGGAGATAGGGCAAATGAGATTTTGGAGGCTCAAAGAGAAAAAGTTGCGGCTCTTATAGGAGCAAAACCAGAAGAGATAGTCTTCACTTCAGGCGGGACAGAGTCCACGAATCACGCGATAAAAGGTGTTGCCTTTGCTCTCCAGAAAAAAGGTAAACACATAATAACTTCCAATATTGAACACCAAGCCGTTTCTAGGCCATTGAGAGTTCTCATGAAGATGGGCTTCCACGTAACATCCGTAAGTGTTGATAGATATGGACTTGTAGATCCTGAAGATGTTAAAAAGGCCATAAGAAGCGACACGATTCTTATAACGATCATGCACGCCAATAACGAAATAGGAACCATAGAACCTATAGCAGAGATAGGAAAAATAGCGAAAGAGCGGGGAATAGTTTTCCACACTGATGCCGTAGCCTCCTGCGGGAATATTCCAGTTAACGTGGACGAACTGAACGTGGACCTTCTGAGTCTCTCTGCTAACCAGTTCTATGGGCCATCAGGAGTAGGTGCCCTCTACATAAGGCAAAAGACTCCGATCGTTCCAATTCTAGATGGGGGTATACAGGAAGGTGGAAGAAGGGCCGGAACGCACAACATGATTGGGATAGTTGGACTAGGGAAAGCTGCAGAACTAGCAATGATTGAGATGCCCCAAAGGATGGAAAAGTTGAAGTTTCTAAAGAAAGAGATGATAAAGAGGGTACTGGAGATAGAAGATGTGACAATAAACGGTCATCCAGAACAGAGTCTTCCAGGGCTTCTTTCCTGTTCGTTCGATTATATAGAAGGAGAGTCCCTGATGCTTTTACTCGATGAGGCGGGAATATGTGTCTCAACGAGATCAGCCTGTGCCTCAGGTTCGCTTAGAGCATCCCATGTTTTAACAGCGATAGGACTCGACTATGTAAGGGCGCAGGGGACAATCATATTTTCCTTCGGGAGAGATAATACGATTGAGGATATAGAACGGACATTCGAGGCCTTGAAGAAGTCGGTTAACTTTTTAAGAGAGATGTCACCCCTTTATAAACGTAAGAAGTAGTACCTTACTCGATCTCCAAAACCTCGTAAATCTTTTCTCCCCCTGGCGCAGAGAATCGTACTTCTTCTCCTACTCGCCTTCCAAGTAGTGCTTTACCCAAAGGAGACGTGACAGATATTCTTCCCGATTTAACGTCCGATTCAAAGGGACCTACTAGCTGATAGATAACTATGTCCCCTGTATCAACGTTCTTCAATTTCACCTTCGATCCGAAAGCACATTCCGAGCTATTCGAGTTGGGCTCCATTACGGTCGATTTTTCTAGCATCTCCTCTATTTCCGCTATCTTTTTCTGGAGTAACTGATACTCTTCCTTTGCCGCATCGTACTCCGCATTCTCAGAAAGATCGCCATGGGCCCTTGCCTCTTCTATTGCTTTTAGAATTTCTGGCCTTTTTTTCGAGATGAGATAGTCCCTTTCTCTTTTTAACTTTTCGTAACCTTCTTTTGTTATAGGAATCTTCATATCAGCCCCCTCTTGGAAAAAACAGGTATTGTGGTTTATTATATTGAAAACTGCTTCTTTCCGCAAATGATAGTCAAAAATATGAGGACATGAAGTTCGAAGAGGGTATTAAAAGACTCGAAGAAATTGTTCGGTCATTGGAAGAGGGAAATCTAGGTTTAGATGAGGCATTAGAGCTCTTCAAGGAAGGGATTGCTCTCACAAATGAGCTTTCAAGACGCTTGGATGAGGCCGAAAAGAAAGTGGAGCTTATAGTCAAGAAGGAAAACGGAACAGTAGAAAAGGTCCCTTTTTTGGTAGAGGAATGATGAATCTCCAATCCTACCTCAACGAGAAAAGGCTTCTTGTGGAGAATTGTCTGCGAGAAATATTCGTATCGTTAAAGGATGTTCCTGCTATATTAAAAGAGTCCATGGAGTATATGCTCTTTTCAGAAGGGAAGAAGATAAGGCCGATTCTAGCGATTGCCACATGCGAGTCCCTTGGCAAACCTATAGACAAACTCCTTCCGTTTGCCTGTGCGATAGAAATGATCCACACTTATTCTCTTATCCACGACGATCTTCCAAGCATAGATAACGACGACATAAGAAGGGGTAAACCTACTTGCCATAAGGTCTTTGGGGAAGCTGTGGCCATTCTTGCCGGAGATGCCCTTTTGACTGAGGCCTTCAGAATAATGAGTGACAACCGATTCACTGAGGATGTGAACCCTAAAACGGTAAAGAGGATAATATTCGAGATAGCTCAGGCAGCGGGTGCAGAAGGAATGGTGGGAGGACAGATCCTAGATGTTATGTACGATGGCCAAGAAGGATCTAAAAGCATAGTCGACTATATCCACTGGCACAAGACTTGTGCCCTGATCAGAGCCTCTGTCAGGGTTGGGGCGATCATGGGAGGAGCAAAAAAGAAGGAACTAAAGGCCCTTACCCGCTATGGGGAGTGCGTAGGTTTAGCCTTCCAGATAGTTGATGACATTTTAGACTTTGAGGGAGACGAGGGGTTGGTTGGAAAAAGATTGAAAAAAGATACAGCAAAGCAGACCTACGTTAAACACTACGGAATAACGACATCGAAGCTTAAAGTGGAAAAACTGATAGAAGAGGCTATAGAGTCTTTAAGCTTTATGGGAGAGAGAGGAAAAATACTCCGAGAGCTTGCATTTTACATAGGAAGAAGGACCTTTTAATGTACCTCGAAAAAGTCGATTACCCGAGTGACTTAAAAAAACTGAGCCTTAACGACCTAAGTCATCTGTGCTCCGAAATTCGGGAACTTATCGTAAAAACAGTATCCCGCACAGGCGGCCACCTCTCTTCAAGCCTAGGTGTTGTTGAACTTACAGTCGCAATTCATTATGTCTTTGACGCTCCAAAGGATAAGATAATCTGGGATGTGGGACATCAGTGTTACGCACATAAGATTTTGACTGGCAGAAAGAATCTCTTTCACACACTGAGACAGGACGGCGGAATCAGCGGATTTCCATCAAGACAAGAAAGCGTTTTTGATACCTTCAACACAGGTCATGCCAGCAATTCCATATCTGTTGCAGTAGGTCTTGCGGAAGCAAAAAAAAAGCTAAACTCAGATGAAAAGATAATAGTCGTTATCGGCGACGGGGCTCTCTCCGGGGGTATGGCATTCGAAGCCCTAAACCACGCAGGACACGCAAAAAGCGACATACTAGTCATACTTAACGATAACGAGATGTCGATCTCCCGCAATATTGGTGCCCTTTCTTCTTACCTTAATCGAATAATGACGGGTGAGTTTGTATCAAAAGCGAGAGAAAGGGTAAAAACCATCCTTAAGAATATTCCCGCGTTCGGGAACAGAGTTTATAAAGTGGCACGGTATATGGAAGAGGTAGCAAAAGGCCTCGTCGTTCCTGGGATCTTTTTCGAAGAATTAGGATTCCAATATTTTGGACCGACAGATGGACATAATCTCCACGTACTCGTTGAAACCTTAAGGAATTTAAAAAGGCTTAAAGGGCCCATTCTCCTCCATGTAGTGACAAAGAAGGGTAAGGGTTACGAGCATGCCGAAAAAGACCCGGAAAAATTTCACGGTGTCACGCCGTTCGATTTGCGTACAGGGGAAATAAAGAAGGAGGCACTTCCCACATATACCGACATCTTTGGTTCAACTATTCTTAAGCTTGCGGAAATGGATGACAAAGTCATTGCCATAACTGCGGCGATGAGTCTTGGGACAGGGCTTTCCCGTTTTGCCAAGGTTTTTCCTGATAGGTTTTACGATATAGGGATAGCAGAAGAACATGCGGTAACATTCGCGGCAGGGCTTTCCCTTATGGGTTTTAAGCCGTACGTGGCAATATATTCTACTTTCCTACAGAGGGCCTACGACCAGATTCTTATGGACGTATGTTTACAGAATATCCCTCTCTGTTTCTGTATCGATAGGGGAGGTATAGTTGGGCCAGACGGGCCAACCCATAATGGAGTCTTTGATCTATCTTATCTACGCCATATGCCGAATATGGTAGTTATGGCCCCAAAGGATGAAAATGAGCTCAAAAACATGCTCTTTTCAGCTTACTATTATGGAAGGCCTGTCGCGATTAGGTATCCAAGGGGTGAAGTTCTTGGTGTTCAAGTGGACGATGATTTCAGTCTCGTTCCCTTCGCAACCTGGGAGATCCTAAAAGATGGAAAGGAAATCTTCATTTTGGCGTGTGGAAGAATGGTCTCTGAGGCTATGGGTGCGGCCGATAGACTTAAGGAATACGGGATAAGTTGTGGGGTTGTAAACGGAAGATTTGTGAAACCTATCGACTATGAGACGTTAAAAGAGGTTGCAAAAAGAGCAGAAAGACTGGTCACTCTCGAGGAAAACTCCCTAATAGGTGGTTTCGGTTCAGGAATACTTGAAGCTCTGACTGACATGGAAATTTTTATTCCGGTAAAGAGGATCGGTGTGCCAGATCAATTTTTGCCCCACGGAAGCCAAAAAACCCTAAGACAGAAGCTTGGATTAACGGAAGATAAGATAGCAGAAACCATAAGGGAGTGGCTAAGGAAAGACTAGACGTTCTCCTAACAAATAGAAGGTTAGCTCCCTCGAGGGAAAAAGCAAAAATTATGATCGTCGCAGGGGAAGTGTACGTCTCAGGGGAAAAAGTGACAAGACCGGATAGAAGATTCACTCCAGACGTCGAGATAGAAGTAAGAAAAAATCCTCTAAAGTACGTGAGCTTTGGAGGAATAAAGCTCGAAAAAGCTTTAAGACAACTGAACATAGATGTCAAAGGAAAAAAGGCTAT
It encodes the following:
- the nifU gene encoding Fe-S cluster assembly scaffold protein NifU, which produces MEYTEKVLDHFKNPRNVGVIEDADGVGEVGNPICGDMMKITIKVEEERIKDIKFVTFGCGAAIAVSSMVTEMAKGKTLEEALKITNTEVAEALGGLPKNKLHCSNLGADALKKAIMDYYERKTGKKKQKTEPSHTEYIGEREGTCVCPYCEEKLPKDVPFCTKCGRLIS
- the xseB gene encoding exodeoxyribonuclease VII small subunit; the protein is MKFEEGIKRLEEIVRSLEEGNLGLDEALELFKEGIALTNELSRRLDEAEKKVELIVKKENGTVEKVPFLVEE
- the greA gene encoding transcription elongation factor GreA; the encoded protein is MKIPITKEGYEKLKRERDYLISKKRPEILKAIEEARAHGDLSENAEYDAAKEEYQLLQKKIAEIEEMLEKSTVMEPNSNSSECAFGSKVKLKNVDTGDIVIYQLVGPFESDVKSGRISVTSPLGKALLGRRVGEEVRFSAPGGEKIYEVLEIE
- a CDS encoding polyprenyl synthetase family protein; the encoded protein is MNLQSYLNEKRLLVENCLREIFVSLKDVPAILKESMEYMLFSEGKKIRPILAIATCESLGKPIDKLLPFACAIEMIHTYSLIHDDLPSIDNDDIRRGKPTCHKVFGEAVAILAGDALLTEAFRIMSDNRFTEDVNPKTVKRIIFEIAQAAGAEGMVGGQILDVMYDGQEGSKSIVDYIHWHKTCALIRASVRVGAIMGGAKKKELKALTRYGECVGLAFQIVDDILDFEGDEGLVGKRLKKDTAKQTYVKHYGITTSKLKVEKLIEEAIESLSFMGERGKILRELAFYIGRRTF
- the dxs gene encoding 1-deoxy-D-xylulose-5-phosphate synthase; its protein translation is MYLEKVDYPSDLKKLSLNDLSHLCSEIRELIVKTVSRTGGHLSSSLGVVELTVAIHYVFDAPKDKIIWDVGHQCYAHKILTGRKNLFHTLRQDGGISGFPSRQESVFDTFNTGHASNSISVAVGLAEAKKKLNSDEKIIVVIGDGALSGGMAFEALNHAGHAKSDILVILNDNEMSISRNIGALSSYLNRIMTGEFVSKARERVKTILKNIPAFGNRVYKVARYMEEVAKGLVVPGIFFEELGFQYFGPTDGHNLHVLVETLRNLKRLKGPILLHVVTKKGKGYEHAEKDPEKFHGVTPFDLRTGEIKKEALPTYTDIFGSTILKLAEMDDKVIAITAAMSLGTGLSRFAKVFPDRFYDIGIAEEHAVTFAAGLSLMGFKPYVAIYSTFLQRAYDQILMDVCLQNIPLCFCIDRGGIVGPDGPTHNGVFDLSYLRHMPNMVVMAPKDENELKNMLFSAYYYGRPVAIRYPRGEVLGVQVDDDFSLVPFATWEILKDGKEIFILACGRMVSEAMGAADRLKEYGISCGVVNGRFVKPIDYETLKEVAKRAERLVTLEENSLIGGFGSGILEALTDMEIFIPVKRIGVPDQFLPHGSQKTLRQKLGLTEDKIAETIREWLRKD
- a CDS encoding cysteine desulfurase codes for the protein MNVIYLDHISANPLHPEVKKAMIEYIETDGFGNPQGQHKIGDRANEILEAQREKVAALIGAKPEEIVFTSGGTESTNHAIKGVAFALQKKGKHIITSNIEHQAVSRPLRVLMKMGFHVTSVSVDRYGLVDPEDVKKAIRSDTILITIMHANNEIGTIEPIAEIGKIAKERGIVFHTDAVASCGNIPVNVDELNVDLLSLSANQFYGPSGVGALYIRQKTPIVPILDGGIQEGGRRAGTHNMIGIVGLGKAAELAMIEMPQRMEKLKFLKKEMIKRVLEIEDVTINGHPEQSLPGLLSCSFDYIEGESLMLLLDEAGICVSTRSACASGSLRASHVLTAIGLDYVRAQGTIIFSFGRDNTIEDIERTFEALKKSVNFLREMSPLYKRKK